A section of the Aneurinibacillus migulanus genome encodes:
- a CDS encoding HAD family hydrolase: MAEKAIFFDLDGTLLTLDTEAFLHRYMKRLGEYTAHIVDPELLVKSVWQATKQMMKDDGADRTNEEIFREHFLAACGLEQEAIWPLFDVFYVEEFPLLKEDIEPHPYALKVVEEAKKQGYRLVVATNPVFPGIAIQERMKWAGLSENDFEHVTIFETSRYCKPNPKYFIEICEQIDIKPEDAIMIGNDMQQDMIASEVGLKTFLVEDYKIDRGVPQHRVDGHGTLKELYEQLVARRGIFS, from the coding sequence GTGGCAGAAAAAGCGATATTTTTTGATTTGGACGGAACGCTTCTGACATTGGATACGGAGGCGTTTTTACACCGTTACATGAAGCGATTGGGTGAATATACGGCACACATTGTTGATCCTGAGTTACTTGTCAAATCCGTATGGCAGGCAACGAAACAAATGATGAAAGATGACGGTGCAGACCGCACGAATGAAGAAATTTTCCGCGAGCACTTTCTAGCGGCATGCGGATTGGAACAGGAAGCGATCTGGCCGCTGTTCGATGTATTCTACGTAGAAGAGTTTCCACTTTTGAAAGAAGATATTGAACCGCACCCTTACGCCTTGAAAGTGGTAGAAGAGGCGAAGAAACAAGGCTATAGGCTTGTTGTAGCCACTAACCCGGTGTTTCCGGGTATTGCTATTCAGGAGCGAATGAAATGGGCGGGACTGTCAGAAAATGATTTTGAGCACGTTACGATTTTTGAGACGTCACGCTACTGCAAGCCCAATCCGAAATACTTCATTGAGATTTGCGAGCAGATTGATATCAAACCGGAAGATGCTATTATGATCGGCAACGATATGCAGCAGGATATGATAGCTTCCGAAGTCGGATTAAAAACATTCCTGGTCGAGGATTATAAAATCGACCGCGGCGTACCGCAGCATCGTGTAGATGGGCACGGTACCTTAAAAGAGCTATATGAGCAGCTCGTAGCCCGGCGTGGTATTTTTTCGTAG
- a CDS encoding PrkA family serine protein kinase, translated as MDILKRIAEYRAREEQLVWEGTFAEYLEIVRKNPHVAQTAHSRVYNMIKHAGIEHNEDGSKSYKFFSREIYGLDRAIEKLVEEYFHSSAMRLDVRKRILLLMGPVSGGKSTIVTMLKRGLEQFTRTDEGAVYAIKGCPMHEDPLHLIPNELRSDIEKELGIIIEGNLSPYNQMRLDTEYGGRIEDMPVERIVFSEAKRRGIGTFSPSDPKSQDIADLTGSIDFSTITQYGSESDPRAYRFDGELNKANRGLMEFQEMLKCDEKFLWNLLSLTQEGNFKAGRFALISADELIVAHTNESEYKTFISNKKNEALQSRMIVMRIPYNLRVSDEEKIYSKLIKQSDLGHVHIAPHSLRAAAIFSTLTRLKESKKQGVDLLKKLRLYNGDAVEGFKESDIKELQNEFADEGMAGIDPRYVINRISSALIRRDTECINALDILRALKDGLDQSPTITKEDKERYLTFINVARKEYDELAKKEVQKAFVYSYEESAKTLMDNYLDNVESYCNKTKVRDPITGEEMDADEKLMRSIEEQIGISENAKKAFREEILIRISAYARKGKRFDYNSHERLREAIEKKLFADLKDVVKITTSSKTPDETQLKKVNEVTARLIDEHGYCPICANELLRYVGSLLNR; from the coding sequence ATGGATATCCTGAAGCGGATTGCGGAATACCGTGCACGTGAAGAGCAGCTAGTTTGGGAAGGGACATTCGCCGAGTACCTTGAGATTGTAAGAAAAAATCCGCACGTTGCCCAGACCGCACACTCCCGGGTGTACAATATGATCAAACATGCCGGGATTGAACATAATGAGGATGGAAGCAAAAGTTATAAATTTTTCAGCCGCGAAATCTATGGTTTGGATCGGGCAATTGAGAAGCTGGTAGAAGAGTATTTTCATTCCTCAGCCATGCGACTTGATGTCCGTAAGCGTATCCTGTTGCTAATGGGGCCTGTCAGCGGTGGGAAATCGACTATCGTTACAATGCTAAAACGAGGCCTCGAGCAGTTCACGCGCACCGATGAAGGTGCCGTTTATGCCATTAAGGGATGCCCCATGCATGAAGATCCACTGCATCTCATCCCTAACGAATTACGTTCTGACATTGAAAAAGAGCTAGGCATTATTATCGAGGGAAATCTATCCCCCTACAATCAGATGCGTCTCGACACAGAATATGGCGGGCGGATCGAAGATATGCCCGTAGAACGTATTGTTTTCTCAGAAGCGAAGCGGCGCGGGATCGGTACATTCAGCCCTTCCGATCCAAAATCGCAGGACATTGCTGACCTTACCGGCAGCATCGACTTCTCTACGATTACACAGTACGGTTCGGAATCCGATCCGCGTGCGTACCGATTTGATGGTGAGTTAAACAAGGCGAACCGCGGGTTGATGGAATTCCAGGAGATGTTGAAATGCGATGAAAAATTCCTCTGGAACCTACTCTCCCTTACACAGGAAGGCAACTTTAAGGCGGGGCGGTTTGCTTTAATTTCAGCGGATGAACTTATCGTTGCCCATACGAATGAATCCGAGTATAAAACATTTATCAGCAACAAGAAGAATGAAGCACTCCAATCAAGGATGATCGTCATGCGTATCCCGTATAATTTGCGCGTATCGGATGAAGAGAAAATTTATTCGAAGCTGATTAAGCAAAGCGATCTCGGTCATGTGCATATCGCGCCGCATTCACTGCGAGCTGCCGCGATTTTTTCGACTCTCACCCGTCTGAAAGAGTCGAAGAAGCAGGGGGTTGATTTGCTAAAGAAACTGCGCCTTTATAATGGAGATGCTGTGGAAGGCTTTAAAGAATCGGATATTAAGGAGTTGCAGAACGAGTTTGCCGATGAAGGAATGGCCGGCATCGATCCGCGTTATGTCATTAACCGTATTTCCAGCGCGCTTATCCGCCGTGATACTGAATGCATTAACGCACTCGATATCCTGCGCGCACTCAAGGACGGATTGGATCAATCTCCTACCATTACAAAAGAAGATAAGGAACGGTACCTTACTTTCATTAATGTCGCCCGCAAAGAATACGACGAGTTAGCCAAGAAAGAAGTCCAAAAAGCTTTCGTCTACTCTTATGAAGAATCTGCAAAAACCCTTATGGATAACTACCTCGATAATGTCGAATCGTACTGCAACAAAACGAAGGTGCGAGATCCCATTACTGGCGAAGAGATGGATGCAGACGAAAAGCTCATGCGGTCAATCGAGGAACAGATTGGCATCTCGGAAAATGCGAAGAAAGCGTTCCGCGAAGAAATACTCATTCGGATTTCGGCTTATGCACGCAAAGGCAAGCGATTCGACTACAATAGTCACGAACGTCTGCGTGAAGCCATTGAGAAGAAATTGTTCGCTGACTTGAAAGATGTGGTGAAAATTACGACATCAAGCAAAACACCAGACGAAACCCAGCTTAAAAAGGTCAATGAAGTCACCGCGCGCCTTATCGATGAACACGGGTATTGCCCGATTTGCGCAAACGAATTGCTGCGTTATGTGGGCAGCCTCTTGAACCGGTAG
- a CDS encoding CBO0543 family protein, translating into MLIAPLGTMLAYTINLFGFYFGLWNFKPVLKIKLLSSFPFDVGLYPVLSSYLIYFIQKEDIRPYTIILIFSLTTTLFEYVMLVFDKVSYGQNWDTFWTFWSYVLPYFVIYRYYTALKRLGLY; encoded by the coding sequence TTGCTTATTGCTCCTTTAGGTACCATGCTAGCTTATACCATTAACTTATTTGGATTTTATTTTGGGCTCTGGAACTTTAAGCCTGTGCTAAAAATTAAATTACTTTCGTCATTTCCTTTTGATGTTGGGTTATACCCTGTACTTTCCAGCTATTTAATTTATTTCATTCAAAAAGAAGACATAAGGCCGTATACAATCATTCTTATTTTTTCTTTAACTACTACACTTTTCGAATATGTAATGCTGGTATTTGATAAAGTATCATATGGTCAAAACTGGGATACTTTTTGGACATTTTGGTCCTATGTTCTACCCTATTTTGTGATTTATCGCTACTATACAGCATTAAAAAGACTTGGACTATATTAG
- a CDS encoding DUF7167 family protein yields the protein MPKYEFSVSTGYVGCKRTEIVEFDEDELMGKTEKEIEEYVEKEWAQ from the coding sequence ATGCCTAAATACGAGTTTTCAGTCAGCACAGGATACGTTGGTTGCAAAAGAACTGAGATCGTGGAATTTGACGAAGATGAACTGATGGGTAAGACAGAAAAAGAAATAGAGGAGTATGTTGAAAAGGAATGGGCTCAATGA
- a CDS encoding DUF1273 domain-containing protein, with protein sequence MLRRLLITGYKPHELGIFDNKHLGIGYIKKAIKKRLIAFIEEGAACEWVIISGQLGVELWAADVIFELKHEYPQLKLAIITPFLDQEKNWQEEKQEYYRGIVARADFVTSVTKKPYEGPWQFKAKNAFLLDNTDGMLVVYDEEKEGSPRYIVAEAKRRSEAEDYFFTTISALDLQAIVEEEQANDF encoded by the coding sequence TTGCTTAGACGATTACTAATTACAGGCTACAAACCACATGAACTTGGCATTTTCGATAATAAGCATCTCGGAATTGGCTATATCAAAAAAGCGATAAAGAAACGTCTCATCGCTTTTATAGAAGAAGGAGCGGCATGCGAGTGGGTGATTATAAGCGGTCAACTGGGAGTTGAATTGTGGGCTGCAGACGTCATTTTCGAATTGAAACACGAATACCCACAGTTGAAGCTTGCGATCATAACGCCTTTTCTTGATCAGGAGAAGAATTGGCAGGAAGAAAAACAAGAGTATTACAGAGGAATTGTAGCACGAGCTGATTTCGTCACTAGTGTGACGAAAAAGCCATACGAAGGGCCATGGCAGTTCAAAGCAAAAAACGCATTCCTGCTGGATAATACGGACGGAATGCTCGTGGTATATGATGAAGAGAAAGAAGGCTCTCCGCGCTATATTGTTGCTGAGGCGAAGCGAAGAAGCGAGGCAGAGGACTACTTTTTCACAACGATCTCTGCTCTTGATTTGCAAGCAATCGTTGAAGAAGAGCAGGCAAACGACTTTTAG
- a CDS encoding MetQ/NlpA family ABC transporter substrate-binding protein, with the protein MKKWIVSAILLLTVGVLAACGGGSGGGNEKKITVGASAVPHAEILEHVKGKLKEQGVDMEIRVFDDYVLPNTALEEKQLDANYFQTTPYLDEFNKKHNTHIKALDGIHLEPMGLYPGKEKAAEPKNGAVIAIPDDVSNGARALKLIETKGWIKLTPGKELNSLTKQDIVENPHNIKIQEMQASMLPRAVNEVDYAVINGNYAMEGGLTFDQALAMEKKDSEAAKTFANILAVKEGDENREEIKKLIQVLKSEDVKKFIDEKYKGAVIPVF; encoded by the coding sequence ATGAAAAAATGGATCGTATCCGCTATTTTACTGCTCACTGTCGGCGTACTCGCAGCATGCGGCGGCGGGAGCGGTGGCGGCAATGAGAAAAAAATTACCGTAGGCGCAAGCGCCGTACCGCACGCAGAAATTCTTGAGCATGTGAAAGGCAAGCTAAAAGAGCAGGGAGTGGATATGGAAATCAGAGTCTTCGACGATTATGTCCTTCCAAATACAGCACTCGAAGAGAAACAACTTGATGCAAACTATTTCCAAACGACTCCGTATCTTGATGAATTCAACAAAAAGCATAATACACATATTAAAGCGTTAGATGGTATTCATTTAGAGCCGATGGGACTGTATCCGGGCAAGGAAAAAGCGGCTGAGCCGAAGAACGGCGCGGTAATCGCGATTCCGGATGATGTATCGAATGGCGCACGTGCATTAAAGTTGATTGAGACTAAAGGCTGGATTAAGCTAACACCAGGCAAAGAACTGAATAGCTTAACGAAGCAGGACATTGTGGAAAATCCGCACAACATCAAAATTCAAGAGATGCAGGCATCCATGCTGCCGCGTGCAGTGAATGAAGTAGACTATGCGGTTATTAATGGAAACTATGCGATGGAAGGCGGACTGACGTTCGACCAAGCACTTGCAATGGAGAAGAAAGATTCTGAAGCTGCTAAGACATTCGCAAACATCTTAGCCGTTAAAGAAGGCGACGAAAACCGTGAAGAAATCAAAAAACTAATCCAGGTGCTGAAATCTGAAGATGTGAAGAAATTCATCGATGAGAAATACAAAGGCGCCGTTATTCCAGTATTCTAA
- a CDS encoding FMN-binding glutamate synthase family protein: MLLRLIENFIRSAVNETVDKAITRAIRDQYTENLFEMVPATNKVGVTNLLEIAMRANQGTPVSRPLGSPIHLSPWEKILFNPVHLFRFPTPENVGIRTSITIGHRAKKPMTVSIPIMIAAMSFGGALSKSTKIALAKAATAVGTATNTGEAGLLEEERDAASLLIGQYNRGGWMNTPDKYKRLDAIEIQLGQGAQGSTPQRTTAKNIGEDFREVFGLREGEDALIHSRLPGVNTKEDFIQLVKRLREETGVPIGLKIAATHHLEKELQIAVEAEVDFVTLDGAEGGTHGGAPTLQDDVGLPTLFAITRAAEFFARKGVIRDINLLATGGLVTPGQMLKAIALGADGVYIGTAAIMALVSEQMVKAVPFEPPTSLVVYTGKMTDQLNIEQAAKNLARYLNACVQEMELVAITLGKTSLIDITKSDLSTIDPFLSKATGIQLGYVSPENQNRFFEETKSLFRTFEAPIKEEENEVRPFLSESNKEQDRPHLH; the protein is encoded by the coding sequence GTGCTACTGAGACTCATTGAAAATTTTATCCGATCAGCTGTTAATGAAACTGTGGACAAGGCAATAACAAGGGCAATAAGAGACCAGTACACCGAGAATTTATTTGAAATGGTTCCTGCAACTAATAAAGTCGGTGTCACAAACTTACTTGAAATCGCAATGAGGGCTAATCAAGGAACTCCTGTATCTCGTCCCCTTGGAAGTCCTATTCATCTGTCTCCATGGGAAAAAATATTGTTTAATCCTGTTCATCTCTTTCGCTTTCCAACTCCCGAAAATGTAGGGATTCGTACTTCAATTACAATAGGGCATCGTGCGAAAAAACCAATGACGGTTTCAATTCCTATAATGATAGCAGCTATGTCTTTTGGTGGTGCTTTAAGTAAAAGTACCAAAATTGCTTTGGCAAAAGCAGCAACGGCTGTTGGAACTGCAACTAATACGGGTGAAGCAGGACTTTTGGAAGAAGAAAGAGATGCGGCTAGTTTGCTTATTGGACAATATAATCGCGGTGGATGGATGAATACACCTGATAAATATAAACGACTCGATGCTATTGAAATTCAACTGGGTCAAGGTGCACAAGGTTCGACCCCGCAACGCACAACAGCAAAAAATATCGGGGAAGACTTTAGAGAGGTTTTTGGTTTGCGAGAAGGAGAAGATGCTTTGATTCATTCCCGTCTTCCTGGTGTAAATACAAAGGAAGATTTTATTCAGTTAGTTAAGCGACTAAGAGAGGAAACAGGCGTACCGATTGGGCTTAAAATTGCAGCAACCCACCATCTTGAAAAAGAATTACAAATTGCAGTAGAAGCAGAGGTGGATTTTGTTACCCTTGATGGAGCAGAAGGGGGAACGCATGGCGGTGCACCAACTCTACAAGATGACGTTGGATTGCCCACGTTATTTGCAATCACAAGAGCAGCAGAGTTTTTCGCACGCAAAGGTGTCATTCGAGATATCAACTTACTGGCAACAGGAGGCTTGGTTACACCAGGGCAAATGCTAAAGGCGATTGCGCTAGGAGCTGATGGTGTCTATATTGGTACTGCTGCTATCATGGCTCTTGTAAGTGAACAAATGGTAAAGGCTGTACCTTTTGAGCCACCAACCAGCCTAGTTGTCTATACAGGTAAAATGACGGATCAACTAAATATTGAGCAAGCAGCTAAAAATTTAGCAAGATATTTGAATGCTTGTGTACAAGAAATGGAACTAGTAGCCATTACACTTGGAAAAACGTCATTAATAGACATTACAAAATCTGATTTATCTACGATAGATCCCTTTTTATCAAAAGCGACAGGCATTCAGCTTGGATATGTTAGTCCCGAGAATCAGAATCGTTTTTTTGAAGAAACCAAATCTTTATTCCGAACATTTGAGGCTCCAATAAAAGAGGAAGAAAATGAAGTTCGTCCTTTTTTATCAGAATCCAACAAAGAGCAGGATCGCCCACATCTTCATTAA
- a CDS encoding thermonuclease family protein: protein MREGYAQVAMFPPNVKYTDSFVKLQKQAHEAGKGFWANK from the coding sequence GTGAGAGAAGGCTATGCACAGGTTGCTATGTTCCCGCCGAACGTGAAGTATACAGATAGCTTTGTGAAGCTACAAAAGCAGGCTCATGAAGCAGGCAAAGGGTTCTGGGCTAATAAATAG
- a CDS encoding recombinase family protein has product MYRPTNKDVFIYLRKSRKDIEEEKKALEYGKNYDTLSKHRKELLDLVKREQHNVIDIFEEVVSGEFLSERDVAQEMLRQVEDGAVEGVVVMDLDRLGRGDMIDAGTIFRSFKFSDTLIITPNEVIDCNSEGAELLFGVKSIIAREELRQITKRMQGGRRRSAKDGKSITRKPPFGYTRDENLKLSPHPEQAPIVKKIFELAAEGKGRKAVVNELHKLGVEPPEGKVWEESSIGYIIKNEVYLGHIIWGKQKYSKRNGKRVTKKVPPELWIRHENAHEAIVSQELFDKANLAVSRRYRAPVQEGLTLSNPLAGILRCALCERNLRISHTADRPNPQLRCINPNCQPYQKGVLLPIIEKRIIDSLAALVEQVSLQQDELASSIQQEESMIERKQKQIARLEKEIEELHGMRETAFEMLEKKVYTEEIFLQRHQSIGQKLKETEANIEQLKKEIELEEAQLTHKENIIPQIRKVIDTYWELESPIEKNHLLKSILEKVYYTRKKEWTKKDQFELEIVPRLPI; this is encoded by the coding sequence ATGTACCGCCCTACCAACAAAGACGTATTTATCTATCTTCGTAAAAGCCGGAAAGACATTGAAGAAGAGAAAAAAGCTTTGGAGTATGGCAAGAATTACGACACGCTTTCTAAACACCGTAAAGAGCTGCTCGACCTTGTAAAGCGCGAACAGCACAATGTAATCGACATATTTGAAGAGGTTGTATCCGGTGAATTTCTTTCCGAACGTGATGTAGCACAGGAAATGCTTCGCCAGGTGGAAGACGGAGCTGTTGAGGGTGTAGTGGTAATGGACCTGGACCGTCTTGGCCGTGGTGATATGATCGATGCTGGTACAATATTCCGTTCGTTCAAATTCTCAGACACACTTATTATTACACCAAACGAGGTTATTGACTGTAATTCTGAAGGTGCAGAATTGCTTTTCGGAGTAAAATCAATTATCGCTCGTGAAGAGCTACGTCAAATTACTAAGCGTATGCAAGGTGGCCGTCGCCGTTCCGCGAAGGATGGCAAATCAATTACTCGTAAGCCGCCGTTTGGCTATACTCGGGATGAAAATTTAAAGTTATCCCCCCATCCTGAACAAGCACCGATCGTAAAAAAGATATTCGAGCTAGCTGCTGAAGGAAAAGGACGAAAAGCCGTTGTAAATGAATTGCACAAACTCGGTGTTGAACCGCCTGAAGGTAAAGTATGGGAAGAATCAAGCATCGGATATATCATCAAAAATGAAGTGTACCTGGGGCATATCATCTGGGGCAAACAAAAGTATAGCAAACGCAATGGAAAGAGAGTTACAAAAAAAGTCCCTCCTGAACTCTGGATTCGCCATGAAAATGCCCATGAAGCAATCGTTTCACAAGAACTTTTTGATAAAGCTAATCTTGCAGTAAGCAGACGTTATCGCGCTCCAGTACAAGAAGGATTAACGTTATCCAATCCGTTAGCCGGTATTTTACGATGTGCCTTATGCGAACGCAATTTACGCATTTCTCATACAGCAGATAGGCCAAACCCACAGTTAAGATGTATCAATCCTAACTGCCAACCATATCAAAAAGGCGTTCTGCTCCCTATCATTGAAAAGAGGATCATTGATTCTTTAGCTGCCCTAGTTGAACAGGTAAGTCTTCAACAAGATGAGCTTGCATCTTCTATTCAGCAAGAGGAATCTATGATCGAGCGTAAACAAAAACAAATTGCTAGATTAGAAAAAGAGATTGAAGAATTGCATGGGATGAGAGAAACAGCATTTGAAATGCTAGAGAAGAAGGTATATACCGAGGAAATATTCCTGCAACGCCATCAATCGATTGGACAGAAGCTTAAAGAAACAGAGGCAAACATTGAACAGCTAAAAAAAGAAATAGAGCTGGAAGAGGCCCAACTCACTCATAAAGAGAATATAATTCCGCAAATCCGCAAAGTGATTGATACCTATTGGGAACTTGAAAGTCCTATTGAGAAAAACCACTTACTCAAATCCATCTTAGAAAAAGTATACTATACTCGAAAGAAGGAATGGACCAAAAAAGACCAGTTCGAACTCGAGATTGTACCGAGGCTTCCGATTTAG
- a CDS encoding antibiotic biosynthesis monooxygenase family protein, with protein MYVVMNVLQVPAAMKGRMGEMFAKSAERMSNVPGCLEFQFLSAKEGDKQVVYTKWDSEESFKAWTESDNFRKAHAHSSDNNPATGSQLEIYEVMHGATYQK; from the coding sequence ATGTACGTTGTAATGAATGTATTGCAGGTTCCCGCTGCGATGAAAGGACGCATGGGAGAGATGTTTGCCAAGAGTGCAGAGCGTATGAGCAATGTTCCAGGCTGTCTGGAATTCCAATTCTTAAGCGCAAAAGAAGGGGACAAGCAGGTCGTATATACGAAATGGGACAGCGAAGAATCGTTCAAAGCCTGGACTGAAAGCGATAACTTCCGTAAGGCGCACGCACACTCTTCGGACAACAATCCAGCCACCGGTTCACAGTTGGAAATCTATGAAGTTATGCATGGAGCTACATATCAGAAATAA
- a CDS encoding ORF6C domain-containing protein, translating into MSIIRVTVQFSEIHRTIKDCFAVSSYEDVRRSEFNRLLLFIQAWRPKLVA; encoded by the coding sequence GTGTCCATTATTCGGGTTACAGTTCAGTTTTCGGAAATCCACAGGACAATCAAAGATTGCTTTGCTGTTTCTAGTTACGAAGATGTGCGGCGTTCAGAGTTCAACCGGTTGCTGCTTTTCATTCAAGCGTGGCGACCTAAGTTAGTAGCCTAA
- a CDS encoding VOC family protein: protein MITFITSVEVPVSNLDKALSWYTKILQFQVMWRDEQSAFIALAGEGTRLFLVQTNDEKRLEFTNTNTGVVHNVIDFYVENLPAFHAFLKQHGVEVTDLQPKAMGFGFRDPDGNFYGAHIDQLSYQYKKNPTISSKV from the coding sequence ATGATTACGTTTATTACCAGTGTCGAGGTCCCTGTATCAAATTTAGACAAGGCTCTTTCTTGGTATACGAAGATTCTACAGTTTCAAGTCATGTGGCGTGATGAACAATCGGCATTCATTGCACTTGCAGGAGAAGGAACGCGTTTATTTCTTGTACAAACAAATGACGAAAAACGATTAGAATTTACCAATACAAATACAGGCGTTGTGCATAATGTTATCGATTTTTATGTCGAAAATCTCCCAGCTTTTCATGCGTTTCTAAAACAACATGGAGTTGAGGTAACTGATTTACAGCCGAAAGCCATGGGATTCGGTTTCCGCGACCCTGATGGCAATTTTTATGGCGCTCATATTGATCAGCTATCTTATCAATACAAAAAAAATCCAACCATTTCATCCAAGGTTTAA
- a CDS encoding CBO0543 family protein, translated as MLGNIFLGFVIPWIFGIWLYNKDKKTVLLIAPLGTMLAYTINLFGFYFGFWNFKPVLKIKLLSSFPFDVGLYPVLSSYLIYFIQKEDIRPYASILIFSLATTLFEYVMLVFGKVSYGQNWNTFWTFWSYVLPYFVIYRYYIALKRLGLY; from the coding sequence ATGCTCGGAAATATTTTTTTAGGTTTTGTAATACCTTGGATTTTTGGTATTTGGCTTTATAACAAAGATAAAAAGACGGTTTTACTTATTGCTCCTTTAGGTACTATGCTAGCTTATACCATTAACTTATTTGGATTTTATTTTGGGTTCTGGAACTTTAAGCCTGTGCTAAAAATTAAATTACTTTCATCATTTCCTTTTGATGTTGGGTTATACCCTGTACTTTCCAGCTATTTAATTTATTTCATTCAAAAAGAAGACATAAGGCCATATGCAAGCATTCTTATTTTTTCTTTAGCTACTACACTTTTCGAATATGTAATGCTGGTATTTGGCAAAGTATCATATGGTCAAAATTGGAATACTTTTTGGACATTTTGGTCCTATGTTCTGCCTTATTTCGTGATTTATCGCTACTATATAGCACTAAAAAGACTTGGACTATATTAG
- the yhbH gene encoding sporulation protein YhbH: MKHEPPFIISREDWSLHRKGHQDQQRHQEKVRDAIRKNLPDLVSEENIIMSNGRDVVKIPIRSLDEYRIRYNYNKSKHVGQGNGESKVGDVIAREGEPGQGPGKGQGAGDQAGEDYYEAEISVEELEEMLFAEMELPNLEQKQQDEVIVTDIRFNDIRKKGLMGNIDKKRTILESLRRNGLEGHKGIKNITNEDLRFKTWEEIVQPHSNAVIIAMMDTSGSMGALEKYVARSFFFWMVRFLRTRYEKVNIAFIAHHTEAKEVTEEAFFSKGESGGTICSSAYRKALEIIDQRYPPSLYNIYPFHISDGDNLTSDNDRCVKLVQELMNRSNMFGYTEVNQYTY; this comes from the coding sequence ATGAAACATGAACCGCCGTTTATTATCTCGCGGGAAGATTGGTCATTGCACCGCAAGGGCCACCAGGATCAACAACGTCATCAAGAGAAGGTTCGTGATGCGATTCGAAAGAACCTTCCCGACCTTGTCAGCGAGGAGAATATCATTATGTCGAACGGACGGGATGTAGTGAAAATCCCGATCCGTTCTCTTGATGAATATCGTATTCGATATAACTACAATAAAAGCAAACACGTTGGTCAGGGGAACGGTGAGTCTAAAGTAGGGGATGTTATCGCTAGGGAAGGAGAGCCTGGCCAAGGACCGGGTAAAGGCCAGGGTGCAGGCGACCAGGCAGGCGAAGATTATTATGAAGCGGAAATATCAGTCGAAGAGCTTGAAGAGATGCTGTTTGCCGAAATGGAGTTACCTAATCTGGAACAGAAGCAGCAGGATGAGGTGATTGTAACGGATATCCGATTTAATGATATCCGTAAAAAAGGGCTGATGGGCAATATTGACAAAAAGCGAACGATTCTTGAATCATTGCGCCGTAATGGACTGGAAGGACATAAAGGAATTAAGAACATTACGAATGAAGACTTACGGTTCAAAACGTGGGAAGAAATCGTCCAGCCTCATTCCAATGCGGTTATCATCGCAATGATGGATACGTCCGGCTCGATGGGAGCATTGGAGAAGTATGTGGCACGCAGCTTCTTTTTTTGGATGGTCCGCTTTCTGCGTACGAGATATGAGAAAGTGAACATTGCATTTATTGCCCACCATACGGAAGCGAAGGAAGTAACAGAAGAGGCGTTTTTCTCTAAAGGAGAGAGTGGTGGTACGATTTGTTCGTCCGCTTACCGCAAAGCGCTTGAGATTATTGACCAGCGCTATCCGCCTTCGCTATACAATATTTACCCATTCCATATCTCGGACGGCGATAACCTGACCTCGGATAATGACCGATGCGTTAAGCTGGTACAGGAATTAATGAATAGAAGTAACATGTTCGGATACACGGAAGTGAATCAGTATACCTATTGA